taaaataacaGGGAAAGTTTGTACATGTGTGGAAAAAGCAAACCGCTGAGTACAATCAGATGGTAAACGAGTCAGTGGCTGCAATATCTGTCAAAACTGTCGCTGACTCAAAGGACTCTCTGATGTGTGTCGCTCTGCCCCCTGTCAGAAATAGGAAAAAATCCGGCTTCCACGAGTGAAGCGATTGATCTAAACATCACTTAAGTCGACTCTGCCATACATGCCAATGTGGGGGAGAAAAAACATACTCCGGGCTCAGTTTGGCTCCCTGTTTAAACTGCACACATGTGCTGACCACAAGAAAAGGCCTGTTAAGGCACTGCCCGGAAAACCACAGCAGCCAGTGTGCttttacaaacacattcacGTAAAGTACAGAGAGCCACACAAATTCATGTGTGTGACTTAACTCCCAGAGTCTGTACCACCCGCACCTCCCTGATCATTTTGCCATGTAAGACTGCCCAGTGATTTCATTGTGATTGTAGAGGATAAAGTGAAGCAGCAGTAGCGGGTGGCACAGTGGGGTTTCCACCCCTCCCTGAGCCAGCTGAACCTCTCTAACACTCAGAGTTTCCAGGAGAACGGTGGTCAGAAAGACCCCGGAGCTCCCTGAAGCTTTCCAGTGCCGTGTTTTTTCAGCgttagtcagtgtgtttgtccttggaaagagcagcagaggtcCCCGGTGAAggtgtgcagagcagagcagagcaacGATTAGCCCCTTAAAACACATCCTGCCCAGTGGCACAAACCATGACATCACCATGACATCAACCTGTGTTCATATGATGGTCCACCATTGTTTCAGTGCACAgacacctatacacacacaagtcCAACGCTAGaaacatcactttttttttcaggaaagcatgcacacacacacaaattgacTCAAAGTCCTCTAAAAACATTTCCAacgacacaaaaacacacacaagccgTTCATCGTTAAGAGCAGTGCATTCTGAACCCTGCGAGTCATTTGTTTTACCGCAATTAAATGCTGGAAGGGAACGAGGGGTGTTTTTATGAAAGCAATAATTGCTTGTAAGGACTTGGTGTGTTTACGTTAGAGACCATTAGCCGCAGAGATCAGACCTCAGATATGCAAACTTCCTTCTGGGAGGCATTTCAACACTTCAGATTTCTTCTGACACTGCGGGGCCACACAGTCACGGAGCCATCATTAACCTACTGCTATTTTATAGCAagtgagagtttttttttttctcacaaatcGGTGTGGGTGGTTTTAAGATGCATCACAATGtctgcacagaaacaaaactttaagAAGTGTTATTAATGCCATTCTGTGCATCAGTCATACTCTGCCCATTCATTTGACATGTGTATGATTTTTAACTTATTAAAGTTACTGGTACATATCGCTCAACTGAACATTTTCTAACCTTTCAAATctatgaatgtctgtgtgtggacaagtatttcaacatattttatacCCTAAGCCGGTTCGTTGCAGATTGTTAGAACCACCAAAAGGTTTTTGCTGAAAAAATTTTGCCCCTTTTTTTAATAGCTGCTGCAGAAtgtagaggaggagagggctgaAAAGTATCACATCAAGAGAGGCCGTGCAATTACAAGTGGAGCTTAAGAGTAAAAAGAAAGCAATTATTTTGCACGTGGATGTATAAATAATGAGAAGTTTAATGAGATTTTCTGGTGGGCCAAAAGAAATTCTTCATATGATCCACTTATGCTACCTACAGATCAGCTTAGCAGGACAAACACATTTCTTCCTGCTCgttttcaaaaacacaatacTCCTTCTGTTCTTCAGTGAAACGGCCATTCCTCCAACTGTTAGGAGAGAATTTTGTActcgttcttttttttctttcttttcttgtaaTGAAAGCCAGTGACATTTCTGGTCATTAAGCCTTTTCCCTTGCTCTGCAGGTGTGTTGTGGTCAATGCAAAAAAGCCCATACTGAACGCATGTGTACTCGTCTCCAGGCAAAGACTTCAGCAGCAGTAAACAAGCAGAGCAGAAAGCTGCAGAACAGCTACGACTGatagcactgacagcacagtcGGGCCTCAGCAGTATGTTCAGTCCCTTTCCTTATAAACAAATGTACATTAGAAACTGCAAATGTGTGGTGCAATAGCAGCTGCCTTATGTAATGTTGCATGACAATGAGACTAATGCTTTTTCCTGTGATTCTGGAGTAAAACCTGTGGTTTGGCATTCCAACAGAAGTAAACATATGCAGCCATGTACATGTATGAGCTTGTGTGCAGTTATGTGATATACAGAATGTGTGTGCAGACTTaacaacataaatacacaagcTCTCAAATACTATCTAGCAAATAAAAAAGAGGGTCTGAATATCTCCTTTTTAACTTTCTCTCTAACGTAAATAATTTCACTTAAAGATTCTGAGTAAATGTGgctgatttatttaaaataattgaATATGCAACTTATGCCACTGTCCACCCGCACTGTATTCTGAGGTACGCTGGGAGAAGAGGCTGGGAGGCTCGGCAGCAACTCTCCCTCACACTGGAAGCTGCGGTCTTTGGAAAGGAAATAATTCAGTTCGGTCTTGAATTGATCCTCCAGGGACCACCAAGAGAGAGCCACTCCAGCACATTGTGGGAGCATGAGCTAAAAACTCTGCCAATCATCAGCACAGAAGGCCGTGGTGGGCTTTAGAGAGAAataatacacactcattgtggcctttttttcctccttcctctttatAATCAAAGTCTTCAGATGTGGAACCACATAAATCTGTTATTGGTTTTCAGAAACAATGTTGTTTCCAGAACTCATTAGCTAAAGACTGTCAGTCAGAAGTTCACGACTGAGGACATAAAATGTTAAGTTatgcatttcagatttttttttacagtttccaAATGTTTAGTATTAACTACACGTTTATAGGCTGATTATAAAAATAACTCTAAATGGATCCTCACCTACAAACAGATGGTTAAAGGTTTGTTGGAAACATCTGAGATTAACAAACTTCATCTCTTTACACTGACCTATAACCCTCGTCCAAGCCCTGAGGCAGGAGAGGGCCATAAAGAAGACAAGGGTTGGTTTTGGACGTAACCACATCCGGATAAGAGCAGGCACCATGCCATCTGCTTGTTTCACCATAGTGatatcagagctgctgtgggaTCTCCAAGGGAAACAAAGGCAGGAGTTGCCTTTTATAAATTCAATTATGTCTGAGTGTGCCCTGAATCCCACCTGCAACCCCTGTGATTTACACCCtccaaacaaacatacaaacagacagagatacagGAATGCACGCACACCTGCAATAACAGAGATTACTACAGCAATAACATGTGTTTAGATGCAGTTTCTGTATCTAAACATCTATCTTGATCTCGCTCAACTTGTCTCTCACTCCCCAGGGGTTTAGAAATGCCTGTTCAATTCCTAGTCATGCGAAACAAAGCCACGCTAAAGCCTCTCCCCCAGAGCTTTGAAGGGATTCTGGGGAAATCGGATACAGGCATGTTGTCATAACATTTACAGCTCGGAATGCATAATGCTCGATTTCAAGTGAAGAAAGTGAGctttcacagtgacacacacacttaatcaATGCACTCTTGAATTGTAGTGGCTGTAGAGGGCTTGACAACAAAATGGAAAGCACTTAAAGCCTTCACCTCTTAAGCTGGTTGACTCAGATAACAGAGATACAACTGAACAACATCATAAGATATGTTGTCTTTTGCtgatcttttctcttttttccattattttttgCCAAGAATGCTCATGTaactaaaaaataattttatttaaaaaggttACAAATTTTCATGAACCACTTCCTATGGTATTATTTCATGGTCATTGATGAATCAGGAGGAACGCATTTTGATTTTGACATTCAGTACAGAGAACCAAAGGCACATTATATGTCCTTATAAGAAGgttaaaaatcataaaaatcgACTTTTATAATGCTGCTAAGCCACTACACACTCACTGGGTCTCTATATTTTAATACAAGTTAAACACATTGCCTctataaactgaaaaaaaaagtcagatgaaCTTACCAAGGTTCACAAAGCTCATCACCATATCTGCTTCATCTAAGAAGCGGCTGTCCTGTGGGGTCACCACAGGGGAAGCCTGGGTCGGTAAAACGGGCTTGTAATAAGAGTATCCGTGCGGCTCTGTGTCTGTAGAGATGGTATTATACAGGTCCAGCATGAACATCGGGGCAGCATTGTGTTTAGTGTGGACGTGCGGCCGCGGACGTTGCGGCAGCCCCAGGATGGAGAGGATCTCCCGCTGCATCTCCCTGCGCTCCTGGCTCCGCAGCCGCCGCTGGATGAAGCTGGAGCGCACCTCATTGTCCATAGAAAAGTTGGAGAAGGCGACCTGCGTGGCCAACACGCAGTAACACCAAGACAGGAGAGTCAGTAGTGTCGCCAAGGCGCCTGTCACCATTTTGCCCAAATTTTACGCGCGGCTCTAACAAGTCGAAAGATAAGACTGGAGATGCGGTTCTATTATAAAGAGTCCTCCTTTATGTGAACAAGTAAAAGACACTATTCAACTCTATCAGCCCAGAATATCATTCCCTCGTCATCTACCGTTACGCACCGTCTGATCCTGCCGTGCGCTCTTCTACATGGTGCAACTTGGGAATGGATTTTATCGAGGCTGTGTCAGGGGAGGGGCAGGAAGGGTTCAGAATGGGATAAACCAGGACTGGGACGGCGTGTGGGAGTGAGGCAAAGAAAAGCAGGGCGAGAATGGATCAGTGTCCTTTCATGAAGTGCACAACGGTATTTTGGTAATGAGATGGGTGGGGTGTGGACTTTTCAAATCCAAGTGTCCCATCACTGCGTCCTTTGTTTGGATATGATTGCTTGGCCATTGAAGCAAGTGGGATCTAATTAATATCTGATtagcacattttttttgccttggaaatctttctttttttctgcaagtCTGGCAGCCAGCTTCTCTTCTTCAGTCCTAACATCAAAGGTTATGTGTACTTATTTTCAAATCCCATGCTAATTTCTTTATAACTGATCTGCACTGTTAAAATGTATTGGCACGGTGCCTCAACAGTGCACACATGGAGATACTTCAACACTCAATTATCAGTCTAAAGGTATAGAGGGGAAATCCCATAATCCCTTCTTCAACACAGACACCTTTGAACTCAAACAATAAACTCAGGCCCACCCTAATTGTTGAGGGGCCTGAGTGATCAGAAGCAGCAGCCCAGGCACATGAAGGGACATGCCAATGGCCCCTATGAATTACTACAACAATGTGTAAAGAACTCCACTGCGACTGCTTTAATGGAGAGTTAATGGGGGTGGAGGGCGTGTGATGAATGACAAAGGAAGAATCCAACACTTAAGTACAGATTGTATATGTGCTCAGCTCTGGTTTGAGGATAGCGGTGACTTGATCAGGACATAAAACTCTACAGAGGAGATAAATGTGTCAAAGCCATGAAACTGAAATGGCCTTTTACTAATGTGCTTTTCTGCTTCTCAACTTCTATTTGCAACTTCTTTCCTTATATAAAAGGGGCCACTGAAACAATCCACAAATAAATTCATTCAAACTAAAATTATCCAACAAAAAGGTAATTCAAAGTTACTTTagtatcagaaaaaaaaatgtttttcccagCAGAGGTGACTTCAGATGACTCATTCCTTGAACTCCATTTAAACTCAAGAGTCCTCCCTATCCACTACAAACATTTGTAAACTGTACTTCTTCTTTAACAGTAACTATTTAAGActgtaaaaatctgttttgctCACAGACTCTTCAGCAGGATGGATGCTTGTCAACAGGTCTGATATGGATCATTTATTACAGCTCCCATAGGAGCCACAATCATATTGTGTGTCATACTATTTTAATGCACACAACAGATGAATAAGAAGCTCGGAAAGTGGTTTTGTCCACATATTAGAGTGTTATAGTATGAAACTTTGAAGGGGTGTATTGATCTTTCACCAGCAAAAAATCTTTATCCTATACACAACTGgcccatttttttcccttataAATCTTTTTACATTATAAAGATTGCaagcaaacaagaaacaacTAACAAACCAAAAACTAACAGTGCAAACAAATACAAGGTCACAGGATGATCAGAAAATCAAAGCAAATCTTCGTAATTTTAACTAAAATATTGCACATGGTAGATACAATAGTAATAAAATATCTGTCACACTGgctgaataaacacacagttctttTGGAGCTGTACAGAGTAAGTCATCTGTTCTTGACTATGTAGGTGTCGATAACAATATTGATAAAGAGGGCAGCATTGGGACAGTTTTTCTGGCCTTTTTACTTGCTGCCAACAAGATCTGTAAGAGGCAGGGATTGTCTTTCTTAGCCTGTCAGGGATATGTCCAAGATAGAAGGATGTGAATGTACTGATACAAAACCGAGGGCTGTTGCTAAATCCTTCCAGAAAGACTgaataaaaagacaaacccaGAGGACATAATCATGATCAACCATGATTTCTCCACATTCCCTCCAGCAGCATAGCTGAGTGCCAGTTTGTTTAGACTTCTGTTTGggggtgataaaaaaaaaacaaaaacaaatccagttTTTCCAATAGAAGTCTCTCCAGGTCCGGGAGTTGGTGGAGGACGGCTGCATTTCCCAGGCAAGCAGCCACGTCTCAATGTCCAGCTCTTTTTCCCATCAGTGTTTCACATAGTTTGTAGTGTCATTCAGTGATGTGATGCCATGAGGCCTTTATTGTTTCCTGAGGTATAAGCAtcaataaatatatgaataacaAATGGTGACTCTCTTGaccagatttttattttgtactctAGCTCCCTTTCACTCGGATTTTGTGTGGTTGCAGgcaaaatctaaatctaaacaGGCTTCTAAAGGACTAAAGGCATAGTTATTGTTAGTGTTGGAAAGTACATAAAGGTATTTACTACAGTAGGCTACTGCTGAATAATTAACTACAATTTTTAGGTCTTGCAGTTGATGCTGCTTTATACTTTTACATTTCAGgtggaaatattgtactttttacttcagtaaattTATTTGAGAACTATCTCTCGTTAAATAAAATAGCATAGCTCCATCTTCTAGACAAATTGCAGCTGTTTTACCTAGTTGTTACTATAACAATTAtccaaataacaaataacaCCCTGATAAGGAGACGGACGAGACAGAGTACATATGGAGGGTACTGTGGGTTTGTCCACTGAGACCCATGATAACTACATTTTTCTGTCCTGACTCCATGCAGACCTGCTGGGATAAGCTGGCAATAAACGAGAAACCATTAATACATATGTACCCTAAAAGCAGACACGCTTCACACTCTCCCGAGCTGCTTTCCACTGAATAGTAAAGCGACATTTTATCGTACACTGCCTCCAAGCGTTAGCTCTTGAAACCGCAGGCTTAACCCGGACCCGTTACGTCACCAAACTGCGACATACAGAGGAACAAGCGCCACATTTTTGCTGCgccaaatttttattttggcatATTCAGCGCTGCCGCTTTAGCTACAGCCTCAGCCAAAGCAATTCTGGGGTATGTAAATTCATACAGTTATGAGGCAGTGTTGCAGTGTTTAGATGTGGTGTTTGACAATGTTGCTGCATAGGAAAGTTGCCGGCCGCAGTTGATGGTATCAGAAACGGAcacagctaatgttagctatcGTTGAATTATTCTAATTTTCTGACCCACATAATGGTTAAATTGGTAGCACATGAGCTcaggggtattttaaatatcaTTCATTATTATATCATTAAACTGACTGAATGTACTTATGTTAACACGCTAGCTAACCGCTGGTATTTAGAAGCTAGGAGCGGTAACTGACGATGTTAGCGCTAACGTTAGCTATCCAGATACGTTCTGTCAAGtgtcaaatgttttgttctATGTTAATCGATTTATCGTTTCCTTTTAAGTAAACTATATTATTAGCGTTAAGTTAGTTATTTGTTTGCCACGATAAAGGTCTGGTAGCAAAAGTAATCTAGTTTAACCTAACTCTGGAGGGTTAGCTACCGAGCATTATACACATTCAGTGTCTGATTCAACGGTACATTTTTACCAGCTACCGCACGGTAGCTGGGAACTCGATTTGTCATTAGATAATGTTGATGGAGCTGAAAGCTCAAGCCATTGTGGTCTGAGTTTATTAAATCACACCGTGCCCCTCTCGTGTCTTACATGTGCACATTAGGAGTAAAGTTAAAGCACTATGAGTTTATTTGGGACGAGCGCCGGGTTTGGAACAGGAGGGACCGGTGTGTTTGGAAGCACAACAACAGACAGCCATAATCCCATGAAGGTAAGTCAGTGGAATACAGGAGAAAgtatttgaccttttttttttttggaaactgttATGATGGCGTGTTGAAAGCTGTGCTTTCACCGTTTTCTCTGACAGCTTTGTGTATCACCTTTTGGTTGTTTATCTTCCTGATTTGTTCTACAGGATGTTGAAGTGACTTCACCTCCAGATGACAGCATCAGCTGTCTGGCTTTCAGTCCACCCACCATGCCAGGGAACTTTCTCATTGGAGGATCCTGGGCTAATGATGTGAGCTATTTATTCTGTCAGTGTACAGTGTAATACAATCTACTGTACATCTACAATCTGTTTAGTGAAACATAATGGATAATAATGTCAAAAAGGGATTTGAGCTGAGGATGCCTTCACTAAAATTGTCTTTCATGAAGGACTACTTCTGCACAAGATAAGTTTGTGGTATGCTCACAAGTTTACACAGTGTAACTCTGTTGTATCATCTGACAACCAGGTTAGGTGCTGGGAGGTGCAGGACAACGGACAGACTGTCCCCAAAGCCCAGCAGATGCACACAGGTCCAGTGTTGGATGCATGCTGGAGTGATGTGAGTGTTATCACACAAAGTAGTTTCAGCCCTGCAGTAAATGCTGTCTGCTGGGACATAGAATAATTTATGatgtgcttttgtctttaactAGGATGGGAGTAAAGTGTTCACTGCTTCCTGTGACAAGACAGCTAAGATGTGGGATCTTAACAGCAATCAAGCAATGCAGATTGCACAGGTTGGAGGAGAGCCCCCCTAATCAACTATGTGGTCATATGAATGAATCACAATCAGCTAAGACCTCTCACCATTTCTTTTCACAGCACGATGGTCCAATCAAGGCAATCCACTGGATAAAAGCCCCTAACTACAGCTGTATCATGACCGGCAGCTGGGACAAAACACTGAAGGTGCAACACATTTTAAGTGGCAGACAGTTATAATCATTACACTGTTTCCATAACAGTCTTAGCCTGTTGGGCAGGCACAAAGTGtctgttttaattttagtttctCAGACAGACtacacttttgttttcttgtaataATTGAGGCCAGTTTTGGAAACTTTACTTAGTTCCAAAACAGCTTTCAGAAAATCTGACTCACCTCAAGTTCATCAGCATTCTGTCAGTCTGTAATGACCACAATTTACACTTTACTTCTGATGTGCCTTTGTGGTGCTTAAGCACTGAGAAAAATggcatcttttctgtttttctcttcagttcTGGGACACCCGCTCTCCCAATCCTATGATGTCTCTGCAGATGCCAGAGAGATGCTACTGTGCAGATGTTGTAAGTGGTTTTCTAGGGTTATGACCTGTATTTTAATGCTTGGTGATTAGATGATTGATTAGCaggtttaaattatttatttatctaactAACTAACCTCCCTGACCCTGATATGTAGGTTTACCCCATGGCAGTGGTTGCCACAGCTGAGAGAGGCCTGATAGTGTACCAGTTGGAGAACCAGCCCTCTGAATTTCGCAGAATAGACTCTCCTCTCAAACATCAGGTGAGTACAAAGTGCCATTAACTATTATCTTTTCTCTCTACACACAATGTAGATCTGGTACTTTTCAAGTACCCCAGATTCATTTTCTTCAACAATGAGTATAAAGCCAATTTTAGTTTGATATTTTAGGTTTCATACGTTGTGGCACCTGCTCCAGTATTTTTCTGTCCTCGTCTTGCAGCACCGCTGTGTTGCCATATTCAAGGACAAGCAGAACAAACCCACAGGCTTTGCACTGGGAAGCATTGAGGGCCGAGTGGCCATCCACTATATCAACCCTCCAAACCCGTGAGTGTCTAAAACAATCAATTTCTTATGAGTGAGTT
This region of Toxotes jaculatrix isolate fToxJac2 chromosome 3, fToxJac2.pri, whole genome shotgun sequence genomic DNA includes:
- the rae1 gene encoding mRNA export factor isoform X2, encoding MSLFGTSAGFGTGGTGVFGSTTTDSHNPMKDVEVTSPPDDSISCLAFSPPTMPGNFLIGGSWANDVRCWEVQDNGQTVPKAQQMHTGPVLDACWSDDGSKVFTASCDKTAKMWDLNSNQAMQIAQHDGPIKAIHWIKAPNYSCIMTGSWDKTLKFWDTRSPNPMMSLQMPERCYCADVVYPMAVVATAERGLIVYQLENQPSEFRRIDSPLKHQHRCVAIFKDKQNKPTGFALGSIEGRVAIHYINPPNPAKDNFTFKCHRSNGTNTTTPQDIYAVNAISFHPVHGTLATVGSDGRFSFWDKDARTKLKTSEQLDQPITACCFNHNGNIFAYASSYDWSKGHEYYNPQKKNYIFLRNAAEELKPRNKK
- the rae1 gene encoding mRNA export factor isoform X1 is translated as MSLFGTSAGFGTGGTGVFGSTTTDSHNPMKDVEVTSPPDDSISCLAFSPPTMPGNFLIGGSWANDVRCWEVQDNGQTVPKAQQMHTGPVLDACWSDDGSKVFTASCDKTAKMWDLNSNQAMQIAQHDGPIKAIHWIKAPNYSCIMTGSWDKTLKFWDTRSPNPMMSLQMPERCYCADVVYPMAVVATAERGLIVYQLENQPSEFRRIDSPLKHQHRCVAIFKDKQNKPTGFALGSIEGRVAIHYINPPNPAKDNFTFKCHRSNGTNTTTPQDIYAVNAISFHPVHGTLATVGSDGRFSFWDKDARTKLKTSEQLDQPITACCFNHNGNIFAYASSYDWSKGHEYYNPQKKNYIFLRNAAEELKPRNKKW